A single genomic interval of Cucumis sativus cultivar 9930 chromosome 7, Cucumber_9930_V3, whole genome shotgun sequence harbors:
- the LOC101205486 gene encoding homeobox protein LUMINIDEPENDENS isoform X2 yields the protein MIQPKRAKDYKFQLLGNKKKVREFFNSQRSRVRKLVRVSRERSIQSNSCKQLEVGGIATNNDPSIPIDAVPLNSDAVVPLNSDAPMPLNSEAPVPLYFDTPVPLNTIEPSNVDNGPSCSTQDSELSGIDGVDKHFVQTIFSMMQKEETFSGQVKLMEWILQIQNSSVLCWFLTKGGAIILATWLSQAAAEEQTSLLYVILEVFCHLPLHKALPVHISAILQSVNYLRFYRTSDISNRARILLSRWSKLLARSQALKKPNGVKLLTNVQTDMILKQSIGDIMSDESWRSNMDMPENFVTSNVNADNMRKPESHQTLKLLPASSDDLNRKNVLGLSSSRFRERRKVQMVEQPDQKIAGRNSQAQRSSPASQGRPMSTDDIQKAKMRAQFMQNKYGKTGASNGRTVVKSVNVNKPLHIVSGASSPASKVSLLPKFEDQKKAVALFPKFNNKVETPLHSKIEMDFKDSLGEKCKRVQIQWRMPPEMKLNDLWRVGDGENSKEAGFQKNRNSREKETFYQTILDIPSNPKEPWDLEMDYDDSLTPEILTEQLPDNESSEAEVRNHVVDAAVPSEVISSQDLKPNAAEPDLELLAVLLKNPELVYALTSSQAGSLPTEETVQLLDMIKAAGGASNLGGVTRMEKTVEKVEVSLPSPTPSSNAGTSGWKPAALRNPFSQRDSIAESRVALSSPPVDTSSIAVSRIVTPNQQHTAMPPVSHQLPASVSQFSHSQTMINGCQSHHVIHSHQHQQSIVNSPNVQNPETALPLRGFPINNQPLVNHLTPAASSARIEGRSIVKPSFTSNIPERIPISFQSPPSPTPTQMPPIQQQRQQPQLQPFRSEHPHLHPHHQTRVNISLPPAEKSAPSLGSWRPRQQDISSQYNNSGASANQNNDSKFVGGSMGVGRGGPSWGRSDFESWSPENSPVRNQEYNRPDKGFSEPRINSGRSYGPIDNNQQQQQRQRSPYGYGEQNRYGNNNRRWRDREY from the exons ATGATTCAACCCAAAAGAGCCAAAGATTACAAGTTCCAATTATTgggcaataaaaaaaaa GTTCGTGAGTTTTTTAATAGCCAACGTTCAAGAGTGAGGAAACTTGTTCGCGTGTCACGGGAAAGATCCATTCAATCTAATTCTTGCAAACAACTTGAAGTTGGAGGGATTGCAACAAACAATGACCCCAGCATCCCAATTGATGCAGTTCCCTTGAACTCTGATGCAGTGGTTCCTTTGAACTCTGATGCACCAATGCCATTGAACTCTGAAGCTCCGGTTCCTTTGTATTTTGATACACCAGTTCCCTTAAACACTATCGAACCCAGTAATGTCGATAATGGACCATCCTGTTCAACACAGGATAGTGAACTATCTGGCATAGATGGTGTAGAcaaacattttgttcaaactATATTCAGTATGAtgcagaaagaagaaacatttTCTGGTCAGGTTAAATTGATGGAATGGATCTTGCAGATACAAAATTCTTCAGTACTATGTTG GTTTTTAACTAAAGGTGGTGCTATTATTTTAGCAACTTGGTTAAGTCAAGCTGCTGCTGAAGAACAAACAAGTCTCCTTTATGTAATTCTTGAG GTTTTTTGTCATTTGCCTTTACACAAGGCTCTTCCTGTACATATTTCAGCGATACTTCAAAGTGTTAATTACTTGCGATTTTACAGAACTTCAG ACATATCAAACAGGGCAAGGATTTTATTGTCAAGATGGAGCAAATTGTTGGCAAGATCTCAAGCGTTAAAGAAACCCAATGGCGTCAAACTCTTGACCAATGTGCAAACAGATATGATTCTGAAACAGAG TATTGGAGACATCATGTCTGATGAATCATGGAGATCGAATATGGACATGCCT GAAAATTTTGTCACTTCAAACGTAAATGCAGACAACATGAG GAAACCAGAATCTCATCAAACGTTGAAACTTTTGCCGGCCTCTTCCGACGATTTGAATCGGAAGAACGTCCTAGGTCTATCTTCATCCA GATTCAGAGAACGCAGAAAAGTTCAGATGGTAGAACAGCCCGATCAGAAAATTGCTGGCAGAAATTCACAGGCTCAAAGATCTTCTCCTGCGAGTCAAGGTCGGCCAATGTCTACCGATGATATTCAGAAAGCAAAAATGCGAGCACAATTCATGCAGAACAAGTATGGGAAGACAGGTGCATCTAATGGTCGTACGGTTGTGAAGTCtgtaaatgtaaataaacCATTACATATAGTTTCCGGTGCCTCGTCTCCAGCATCTAAAGTCTCTCTTCTTCCCAAATTTGAGGACCAAAAAAAAGCTGTGGCGCTGTTTCCAAAGTTCAATAATAAGGTTGAAACCCCACTCCATTCAAAGATTGAAATGGACTTCAAGGATTCGCTTGGGGAGAAATGTAAGAGGGTCCAGATCCAATGGCGGATGCCACCAG AAATGAAACTCAATGATCTCTGGAGGGTAGGTGATGGGGAGAATAGTAAAGAAGCTGGATTCCAAAAAAATAGGAACTCTAGAGAGAAGGAAACTTTCTACCAGACCATTCTTGATATACCATCAAATCCCAAGGAGCCATGGGACCTTGAAATGGACTATGATGACTCTTTGACTCCTGAAATTCTGACTGAGCAATTGCCTGACAATGAAAGTTCAGAAGCAGAGGTTCGTAACCATGTGGTGGATGCTGCTGTTCCATCAGAGGTGATCTCATCTCAAGATCTCAAGCCAAATGCAGCTGAGCCAGATCTGGAATTACTTGCTGTACTTTTGAAAAATCCAGAATTAGTTTATGCTCTAACTTCTAGCCAAGCTGGTAGTTTGCCTACAGAGGAAACCGTACAACTGTTGGATATGATTAAAGCAGCAGGTGGGGCTAGTAATTTGGGCGGCGTTACTAGGATGGAAAAGACGGTGGAGAAAGTTGAAGTCTCTCTTCCATCTCCAACTCCTTCAAGTAATGCTGGAACG AGTGGATGGAAACCAGCAGCGTTGAGGAATCCTTTTTCCCAGCGAGATTCCATTGCAGAAAGCAGAGTCGCACTCTCTTCCCCACCAGTTGATACTTCAAGCATTGCAGTATCACGTATTGTTACACCGAACCAACAACACACAGCTATGCCACCAGTGTCCCACCAGCTTCCTGCATCAGTTTCTCAATTTTCGCATTCACAAACTATGATCAACGGGTGCCAATCCCATCATGTAATTCATTCTCATCAACACCAACAGAGCATTGTAAACTCTCCAAATGTTCAGAACCCGGAAACAGCCCTGCCATTGAGGGGTTTCCCTATCAACAATCAACCCTTAGTTAATCATTTAACTCCAGCTGCCTCTTCAGCGAGGATTGAAGGTCGGAGTATTGTTAAACCATCATTTACATCAAACATACCAGAAAGAATACCAATCTCATTCCAATCACCTCCTTCCCCAACCCCTACTCAAATGCCACCAATTCAACAGCAAAGACAACAACCACAATTACAACCATTTCGTTCAGAGCATCCGCATCTGCATCCGCATCATCAAACTCGTGTAAATATCTCTTTACCACCAGCTGAGAAATCAGCCCCTAGTTTAGGTTCTTGGAGACCAAGACAGCAGGATATTAGTTCTCAATATAACAACTCTGGAGCATCAGCTAACCAAAATAATGACAGTAAATTTGTTGGAGGATCCATGGGAGTGGGAAGAGGAGGCCCTTCATGGGGGAGAAGTGACTTCGAATCATGGAGTCCTGAAAACAGTCCAGTAAGAAACCAAGAATACAACAGGCCTGACAAAGGCTTTTCAGAGCCCAGAATCAATTCTGGAAGAAGCTATGGGCCTATTGACAACAACCAGCAACAACAGCAGAGACAAAGGAGTCCTTATGGATATGGAGAGCAAAACAGATATGGAAACAACAACAGAAGATGGCGTGATAGAGAATATTGA
- the LOC101205247 gene encoding metal tolerance protein 2 produces the protein MGYRFHRLNPILQSFYSRISPPTHKEFHSIPSFQSPSLHPQFTFLGIYDDPKSKICRRWHLGHSHRHDDDHRFGQEGENIFKLGLGADIGLAVGKAVTGYLSGSTAIIADAAHSVSDVVLSGIALWSFKAGKAPKDKEHPYGHGKFETLGALGISSMLLATAGGIAWHASELLLGLLSAAPEIVNQPFGHESLHNHSHSHGEHHHGIDMDHPILALNMTIISICIKEGLYWITKRAGEKRGSGLMKANAWHHRADAISSVVALIGVGGSILGVKFLDPLAGLVVSGMILKAGLQTGHQSILELVDAAIPADQIDPFKQTILQVEGVKGCHRLRGRRAGSSLYLDVHIEVDPFLSVSAAHSIGENVRHEIHTSHPEVSEVFIHIDPSISHFPPKLSNQQAASAGTSNQSTDFPLTENIEATVSDIVQSKFPENMMVERITPHLLQGKILLQIEVSMPPDLLIRNAMDVAKRAEMEILKADSNIVHVSIQLRLGQQIPQLSH, from the exons ATGGGATACAGATTCCACCGTCTCAATCCCATACTTCAATCCTTCTATTCCAGGATTTCCCCACCAACCCACAAAGAATTTCATTCAATTCCCTCATTTCAATCTCCCAGTCTTCATCCCCAATTCACATTTCTAGGAATTTATGATGATCCCAAGAGCAAAATCTGCAGAAGGTGGCATTTGGGTCACTCCCACCGCCATGACGATGATCATCGATTTGGCCAAGAGGGTGAGAATATTTTCAAGTTGGGTCTTGGAGCTGACATTGGATTGGCTGTGGGGAAGGCTGTGACGGGCTATTTATCAGGAAGCACAGCTATTATAGCTGATGCGGCTCATTCGGTTTCTGATGTG GTTCTTAGTGGCATTGCTTTATGGTCATTTAAAGCTGGGAAAGCTCCCAAAGACAAGGAGCATCCATATG GACATGGTAAATTTGAAACTCTGGGAGCCCTTGGAATCTCTTCCATGCTCTTAGCAACTGCTGGTGGCATTGCTTGGCATGCTTCAGAACTTTTACTG GGCTTGTTGTCAGCAGCTCCTGAAATAGTCAATCAGCCTTTTGGACATGAAAGTTTGCATAACCATAGCCATAGCCATGGTGAACATCATCATGGAATTGACATGGATCATCCTATTCTAGCGTTGAATATGACTATTATATCAATATGTATCAAAGAAGG GCTTTACTGGATAACGAAACGAGCTGGGGAAAAACGAGGAAGTGGACTCATGAAAGCAAATGCATGGCATCATCGTGCTGATGCCATATCGTCTGTAGTTGCTCTCATTGGTGTTG GAGGTTCCATCCTTGGGGTGAAGTTTCTAGATCCCTTAGCAGGACTCGTTGTCTCTGGCATGATTCTAAAGGCCGGACTTCAAACTGGACACCAGAG CATCTTGGAATTAGTGGATGCTGCAATCCCTGCAGATCAAATCGATCctttcaaacaaacaataCTGCAAGTTGAGGGTGTCAAG GGCTGCCATCGGCTAAGAGGAAGGAGAGCTGGCTCTTCTTTGTATCTCGATGTGCATATCGAG GTTGATCCATTTTTGAGTGTCAGTGCCGCTCATTCTATAGGTGAAAATGTTCGTCACGAGATTCATACGTCCCATCCTGAAGTATCCGAAGTTTTTATACATATAG ATCCCTCCATATCACATTTTCCACCCAAGCTATCGAACCAGCAAGCAGCTTCAGCAGGAACTTCAAATCAAAGTACAGACTTCCCTCTCACTGAGAACATTGAAGCAACCGTTTCCGACATAGTCCAGTCAAAATTTCCAGAG AACATGATGGTTGAACGAATTACACCCCACTTGTTGCAAGGCAAGATCCTCCTCCAAATCGAAGTTTCAATGCCTCCCGACTTACTAATTCG AAATGCGATGGATGTAGCAAAACGAGCAGAAATGGAAATCTTGAAAGCAGATTCTAACATTGTTCATGTTAGCATTCAACTTCGTTTGGGACAACAAATTCCACAGCTCAGCCACTAA